From a region of the Lactuca sativa cultivar Salinas chromosome 4, Lsat_Salinas_v11, whole genome shotgun sequence genome:
- the LOC111877752 gene encoding pentatricopeptide repeat-containing protein At4g01570, whose protein sequence is MLHGRRRTIAHSKPLFRNPLIRRKTTIIQPNTSKSKLGTFLLVASIVKSLSEPGGTRNLNNEESSLISISEPLVLQILRRSSLDVSKKVDFFKWCSLRHNYKHSASTYSQVLQTLCINPLIHKNDIFEFLASMNREGVVLDSSTFKFLLDSFIKSGNFDSALEILDHAENILDRLNPDVYNSVLIALIRSNHLTMALFTFFKLLDSIKDENKSSMDAATCNELLVALRKAGMRAEFRNAFDKLREKKNFPMDVRGYNVCIHGFGNWGELETSLNLFKEMKQKSLFAPDLCTYNSLIQALCFNGKVNDALIVFQELKTSGHEPDPFTYRIIIQGCCKCYKINDATKIFSEMQHNGFLPDTIIYNSLLDGFLKSRKLTDACQLFDKMSDDGVRASSFTYNILIDGLFKNRRGQAAYALFGDLKKKGQFVDGITYSIVILHICKEGMIDEALELVEEMESRNFVVDLVTITHLLVAFNKEGRRGCEERLMKHIKNSNLMPTLLKWKANMESSMKDPQSREKDSTFMFPMKGDFKEILSLITQNTNPSRKDTIDINPWSSSPYMDHLADEANSNKQILSSSKGKRVQEKGINVNSFDVNMMNTYLSIYLTKGKLSLACKLFEIFTDLGVDPVSYTYNSLMSSLVKKGYLNEAYGVLSEMGNKKDSATAADVATYNMIFQGLGKMGRADLASAVLRRLTDGGFVDLVMYNTLINVLGKGGRFDEVNRVLEEMKRNGINPDVVTYNTLIEVNSKAGRLKEAHKFLKMMVDADCAPNHVTDTTLEFLEKEFEKQKKKSK, encoded by the coding sequence ATGCTCCATGGAAGACGAAGAACAATAGCACATAGCAAACCCCTTTTCCGAAATCCACTTATTCGACGCAAAACCACAATTATTCAACCCAATACTTCAAAATCAAAACTGGGCACCTTCCTCCTTGTTGCTTCCATCGTAAAATCCCTCTCCGAGCCCGGGGGTACTCGTAACCTTAACAATGAAGAATCGAGTTTGATTTCAATCTCTGAGCCACTCGTTCTTCAAATCCTCAGAAGAAGCTCTCTTGATGTATCCAAAAAGGTTGATTTTTTCAAGTGGTGTTCTCTCAGACATAACTACAAACACTCGGCGAGCACTTACTCTCAGGTACTCCAAACCCTCTGTATAAACCCCTTGATACATAAAAATGACATCTTTGAGTTTCTTGCCTCCATGAATCGAGAAGGCGTGGTTCTTGATTCGTCAACATTCAAATTCCTCCTTGATTCTTTCATAAAATCTGGTAATTTCGATTCTGCTCTCGAGATACTGGATCATGCGGAGAATATATTGGATAGATTAAACCCCGATGTTTACAACTCTGTTCTCATTGCCCTTATCCGTAGTAATCACCTAACCATGGCTCTATTTACATTCTTTAAGCTCTTGGATTCTATCAAAGATGAAAACAAGAGTTCTATGGATGCTGCGACTTGTAATGAGCTGCTTGTAGCCTTAAGAAAGGCGGGTATGAGAGCAGAATTCAGAAATGCTTTCGATAAGTTAAGGGAAAAGAAGAATTTCCCTATGGACGTGAGGGGTTATAATGTATGTATTCATGGGTTTGGTAATTGGGGAGAATTGGAAACTTCATTGAATCTTTTCAAGGAGATGAAACAAAAGAGCTTGTTTGCTCCTGATTTGTGCACTTACAACAGTCTAATTCAAGCTCTTTGCTTCAATGGAAAAGTGAATGATGCTCTTATTGTTTTTCAAGAATTGAAAACCTCTGGACATGAGCCAGATCCCTTCACTTATCGTATAATCATACAAGGCTGCTGTAAATGTTACAAGATAAATGATGCCACAAAGATCTTTAGTGAAATGCAGCATAACGGGTTTCTTCCAGATACAATTATATACAACTCTCTCCTTGATGGGTTTCTGAAATCAAGAAAACTTACAGACGCATGCCAACTGTTTGATAAAATGTCTGATGATGGAGTTAGGGCTTCTTCCTTCACATACAATATATTGATCGACGGGTTGTTTAAAAACAGAAGAGGTCAAGCTGCATACGCATTGTTTGGTGATTTAAAGAAGAAAGGTCAATTCGTGGATGGAATCACTTATTCCATTGTTATATTACATATCTGTAAAGAAGGAATGATTGATGAAGCTTTGGAATTGGTAGAAGAGATGGAATCAAGAAACTTTGTTGTCGATTTGGTCACAATAACTCATCTTTTAGTAGCTTTTAACAAAGAAGGCAGAAGGGGTTGTGAAGAAAGACTCATGAAACACATCAAAAACAGTAATCTAATGCCAACTCTTCTTAAATGGAAAGCTAACAtggaatcatcaatgaaagatCCACAAAGCAGAGAAAAAGATTCCACCTTTATGTTTCCCATGAAAGGAGACTTTAAAGAAATCTTATCTTTAATAACACAAAACACAAATCCTTCAAGAAAAGACACAATTGACATCAACCCATGGTCATCATCTCCATACATGGATCATTTAGCTGATGAAGCAAACTCCAACAAACAAATATTATCATCTTCAAAAGGGAAACGAGTTCAAGAAAAGGGTATAAATGTAAATTCATTCGATGTCAACATGATGAATACATACTTATCTATATATCTAACAAAAGGAAAACTCAGTTTAGCCTGCAAATTGTTTGAAATATTTACCGATTTAGGCGTTGATCCTGTTTCCTACACTTATAATTCTTTAATGAGTTCATTGGTGAAAAAAGGGTATTTGAATGAGGCGTATGGGGTTCTTTCAGAAATGGGAAACAAGAAGGATAGTGCTACTGCTGCTGACGTGGCAACCTACAATATGATATTTCAGGGGTTGGGGAAGATGGGGCGTGCTGATCTGGCGAGTGCTGTTTTGAGAAGACTGACAGATGGAGGTTTTGTTGATTTGGTGATGTATAATACTTTGATTAATGTATTGGGAAAGGGTGGAAGGTTTGATGAGGTGAATAGGGTTTTAGAGGAGATGAAGAGAAATGGGATAAACCCTGATGTTGTTACTTATAATACGCTTATTGAGGTTAATAGTAAAGCAGGAAGATTGAAAGAAGCTCATAAGTTCTTGAAGATGATGGTGGATGCAGATTGTGCTCCAAATCATGTTACTGATACAACTTTGGAGTTTTTGGAGAAAGAGTTTGAGAAACAGAAAAAGAAATCAAAGTGA
- the LOC111877739 gene encoding uncharacterized protein LOC111877739, whose amino-acid sequence MVKEKKCSLGEVHTVTFQVGQKYKGKKEIKDKVNKLATETRRNLGFKKNDKTRLKVVCKGNVPNVNASETLRSKDSDYWYVKTLLYKHTCVQTRKLRACTTKYISTEILDMVESNPTVPLRSIPDQVQKRLQVGVSIHKVQRAKATTTKQVTGDYTKQYMVLKDYLMELQETNVDTTVKLEVVNEPNNARETRQFKRVYICLGALDKGFKAGLRDILGLDVVFMKGPFPGQVLTAVGLDSNNGIYPLAYAIVETENMSSWKWFLECLRYDLELYSNSNFTFMSDRQKGLLPAIAQLYPQAKHRFCLRHIYEKMRKNGKQKSRAGSDILLNNLCEVFNIKLIHGKNKPIISCLEYIRQYLMKRICNVKKVMSKAPGPLTPTSSKLLERNGEASVQYRPRWNGTAKYEVYGPWHDQHVVDMTNMSCTCKRWELNGIPCRHAIATIHEMADSGDKVGELYTYVNKLYWLQTWNEA is encoded by the exons ATGGTGAAGGAGAAGAAGTGCTCTCTTGGTGAAGTCCATACAGTTACCTTTCAAGTGGGTCAAAAGTATAAAGGTAAAAAGGAAATTAAGGACAAAGTCAACAAACTTGCCACTGAGACTAGAAGGAATCTTGGGTTCAAGAAAAATGACAAAACAAGGCTTAAGGTTGTGTGTAAAGGTAATGTACCTAATGTAAATGCAAGTGAG ACTTTAAGGTCAAAAGATAGTGATTATTGGTATGTGAAAACTTTACTGTACAAACATACTTGTGTTCAAACTAGAAAACTTAGGGCTTGCACTACGAAGTATATATCCACAGAAATCTTAGACATGGTCGAGTCTAACCCTACTGTACCCCTTCGAAGCATTCCAGACCAAGTTCAGAAAAGGCTTCAAGTTGGTGTGTCCATACACAAAGTACAGAGGGCAAAAGCAACAACTACAAAGCAAGTGACTGGTGACTACACAAAGCAATACATGGTGTTAAAAGATTATCTTATGGAACTACAAGAAACTAATGTGGATACAACTGTGAAACTTGAGGTTGTTAATGAGCCTAACAATGCTAGAGAAACAAGGCAGTTTAAAAGGGTGTATATTTGCTTAGGGGCATTAGATAAAGGGTTTAAAGCAGGCTTAAGAGATATTCTCGGACTAGATGTTGTTTTTATGAAAGGACCATTTCCAGGCCAAGTACTCACTGCAGTTGGATTGGATTCAAACAATGGCATATACCCACTTGCATATGCCATTGTTGAGACTGAAAATATGAGTAGCTGGAAATGGTTTCTAGAATGCTTAAGATATGACTTAGAGTTGTACTCAAATTCTAACTTTACTTTCATGAGTGATAGACAAAAG GGACTCTTACCTGCTATTGCACAACTATACCCACAAGCTAAGCATCGTTTCTGTCTAAGGCATATTTATGAAAAAATGAGGAAAAATGGAAAACAAAAGA GCAGAGCAGGATCAGATATATTGCTCAACAATTTGTGTGAGGTTTTCAACATTAAGCTTATTCACGGTAAGAATAAGCCCATCATAAGTTGTCTTGAGTACATCAGGCAGTACCTTATGAAGAGGATCTGCAATGTGAAGAAAGTGATGTCTAAAGCTCCAGGTCCACTCACTCCAACATCATCAAAGTTACTTGAGAGAAATGGGGAAGCTTCAGTCCAATATAGGCCTAGATGGAATGGGACTGCAAAGTATGAAGTTTATGGTCCTTGGCATGACCAGCATGTGGTTGACATGACAAATATGTCATGTACATGCAAAAGGTGGGAGTTGAATGGGATTCCATGCAGACATGCCATAGCTACAATACATGAAATGGCTGATAGTGGAGACAAAGTTGGGGAGCTTTACACTTATGTCAACAAACTGTATTGGCTTCAAACTTGGAATGAGGCTTAA